A window of Mycolicibacterium madagascariense genomic DNA:
GAGGGTGCCGTGGCCCTGCCCGGGTGCCACGTGTGCGTCGATGACGTCGCCGAGCGCGCAGGCGCGTGCGACGGCCGTCGCCGTCCATTGCGGCAGCACGATCGGATCGGCGTCGCCGTAACCGACCAGCATCGGGGCCGACGCCGGCCGGCGGGGTAGCACGTCGGCGCCGAACCACTGCCGCAGTCGGTCGGCCGCCTGCGGGGACGACGGCATGAAGTCCGATGCCGGTGCGCCCTGGGCGATGATGCCGCGCTGCGAGGAGTTCTCGCCCTCGCAGCCGATGAAGGCGTCGACGCTGCGCGCCATGACTCCGTGCAGATAGTCGTCGAGATCGAGCTCGGGGTGCCGCACCTGAAGGCCCTTCAGGACCATCGGCACGAGGACCTTCTGTTCGACGGTGAGAGTGCCCGCCTGCATGGCGTCCACCAGCGGACGCAGGTCCGTGGCCGGGGCGATGCTCATCGTGCCGACCAGCCGCAGCCCTCGGCCGTACTCGGCCGCCTCTTCGTTGGCGGCCCAGACCGCCTGTCCACCTTGGGATACGCCGTACCCGACCCAGGTATCGGAGGTCTCCGGCACCACCGCCCGCGCTGCCCGCACGGCGTCGATGACGTCGTTGGCCTCGGTGGTCGGGTCGAGGTAGGGGTGCGGGCCCGGGGTTCCGAGACCCTGGTAGTCGGTCATGACGACGACGTAGCCGAAGGTGAGGAATTGGGCGATGGTGCCCGCGTTGCCCATCAACCCCGGATAGGACGACGGCGCGCACTCGCTGTCCAGGCCGACGGTCGGGTGTCCGATGGATGCGATCGGCCAACCACCCTGCGGCGCAGTGCCCTTCGGCACGAAGAGGACCCCGGACACCGTGGTGGGCGATCCGTCGATGCCCGACGTCGAGCCGTAACGGATCTTCACGGCACGGTCGGCGACCTGCTGCACCACCGAGTAGGTGGCCAGGGGGATCGGCTCCTCGGCCAATCGGCCCGGGGCGAAAGTGGTTGGGGCACCTGATGAATGGCCGGCCGTCGACGAGCAGGCCACCGGAGCCCACGCGACGACGACGGCGGCGACGCCTGCGAGGAGTCGACGCGGCCACGTCGCCCTCGCCGGAGAACGCGTCACCGCGACGGGGTCTGCAGGGTCGCGACCGGGTCGTCGCACATCATGTTCAGGGCACGTGCCACCACCGCCGGCTCGACCATCGCGCCGCAGAACGATGCCGTGAACGTCCGTCCGCCCGCCAGCTCGCTCACCAGGAGGGACACCGCGTCGGGCCCCGCGGGTTCGAGATAGGCCGCGAGCTGTGGGGGAGCCCCCGGCGCCCAGACGGTGTCGCCGAACATCCCGAGGCGGCCGAGGTCGCTCACCGCGACCCTGAGGCGGTCGGGCACCGTCACCGTGGTGGCCGGTTCGTCCGCACCGACGCGGGCGGGCACCGCCGCCTTCAGCTCGGCCATGCCGAGGATCGCGATGGGCCAGCCGGAGTCGATCACCTCGCGGATCGTGTCACCGACGACGGCGGGCGTCTGAGGCCGCGGGACCCACAGCGGAAGGGCGACGGCGAAGTTGCCCTGGTCGAATCGATGACGGGGGTCCAGGTAGCGGCGGCAGTTGACCAGCACGGTGATGCGGTCGTCGACCACCGCCCCGGCCGCGCGCAGCGCCGCCATCCAGGACGCGACCGTGACCGCCGCAGGGCTCGCGCCGCCGGCGTGCTCGCGCGCCCACGTGCGCAACGCGGTGACGCACTGCGGTGGCATGTAGGCGGTGCGGCTCTGCTTGTCGAGATTCGACGGGTCGACGACGCGCGTGCCCACGGCCTCGTCGTCGCCGGCCCGTCCGTGGCGCCGGCGCAGCCGCAGGAGGTCTCGCGCGGCACGCGGATGCGCCCGGTAGTGCCGTCGCAGGGCGGACCACACGGCCGTGCGCGGCAGTCCCCGCGCCAGCGCGCTCGCCCGGACGGCATCGGGTTCGGCGGACAGCGCGGCCAGCATCGTCACGCCGAGCTGGCCGTCGCCCATGCCGTGGGAGTAGTCCACCGCTAGATAGTCCCCGCTGATGAGCACGTTGAGCGGGCCCTGGCCGAAGGGTGGGAGGGGCCGACCCCCGGTGTCGGTGAGCAGGCGGCCGATATCGGCGGTGCCGTCCCAGCGCTGCACGATCGCACGGTCGTCGACACCGGATGGGTATGACCACGAACGACTTTCGCGGTCGGGCCACAGGGCGGGACGGGCGTCGGGCGCCGCGGCCAGGATGGCCCGCAGGTTGGCCGCGACGCGGTCCTCGTCGAGGCCCGCGACCGGTCCGACGACGGCGACGGTGCGTTCCCCGGCCAGGGCCCGGTCCAGAGCGGTCGGTCGGTACCGCGGCGCGGCGTCAGACGGCGGCATCGACGACTTCTTGCATGCGTCGCCGAAAGTTGGCCCTGGAGAAGCCTTCTGCCCATTGTCGGATGGCCACGGGGTCGAACCGTGCCGCGTCGAACGACCGCATCGCGGCGGCGAATCCGTCGACGATCTCCTGGTCGCTGCCGAACGCGACGTGCAGGCCGGTCGTGCCCGGAATGACCGAGTCGATCGCACCGCCCTGACCCAGGGCGATGACCGGGGTGCCCGTCGCCATGGACTCCACCGGCACGATGCCGAAGTCCTCGACACCGGGCATCAGCAGTGCCCGCGTCCGGCGGTGCAGCGACAGCAACTCATCGTGGGCGACGCGACCGAGGAACGTCGTCTTCGGCCCGGCGACCTCGCGACACTGCTTCATCGAACGACCGTCACCCGCGACGACGAGCGGCACGTCGGCGGCGGCCGCGGCCCGGATGGCCAGATCGGGCCGCTTGTACGGAACCAGTCGCCCGGCCAGCAGGAAGAAGTCCTCCCGGTCGATCGACGGGTCGGGGGTGAAACCCTCGGTGTCGACCGGCGGCGGCACGACCACGGCGTCGCGGTGCCACCAGTCGGTGATGCGACGCGCCACCGCGGTGGAGTTGGCGACGATCGTCCGCAGTCGTGGCGCGGCCCTGGTCTCCCCGCGCTTGGCGATCACCGACAGCATCGTCAGGATGGCCTCACCCGCTCGGCCGCCACCCTCTCCGGCCCGCAGCGAGGGGTCCCACGCCCACCTCGCCGGACTGTGCACGTACGCGATGACCGGAACGGTGGTCGCGAGGGCCGCCTGCGTCGCGAATGCGTGATGGCTCGCGATGACCGCGTCCACCTCGCCGAATCGCACGTGGCGGAACGCATGTGGCATCAGCGGCATCAGGGGCGCATAGGACTTCTCGTGCAGCACGCCGTGGTAGAGGGCGTCGAGGCGGGTGGTCCGCGGCGGCCGGGTGAGGCCACCCGGAATGCCCTCCGGACGAGCGATCGACGTGTGCACCTCGGCTTCGGGCCACTGCAGCGCGAGCTGCTCGACGACGTGTTCGGAGCCGGCCACCTCGGTGAGCCGCTCGTGGACGATGGCGATCCGGCTAACGGGCATGGTCGTCGAGTGGTAGGGACGGCTGCGCGGCGGACGTCTTCGCCTCCTTCGGTGGCGGGGGAGGAGTCGACCCGTTGTGCCGGGTGCGTCGCATCGGCTGCAGAACCAGGTGCGTGGGGATGCCGAGGTCGTGGAGTCGACGCAGCGCGCGCTCGGCCGCCTTGCGGTCGCTCCCGGCCACCGTGACGATGACGACGGCCGCCGCCACCCGTCCGAGATCCACGGTCTGCCACCACTCGTCCGCCAGCGACATGGGTCGCAGGATGGGGTGCGGAACGCTGCCGGTCCCGTCGGGTGCGACGGTCGATCTCGGGCTTGCGACTTTGTCGCCCAGCAAAACCGCCACCGCGCGCCCGTCGCGTTGGTTCTGGGCCAGGACCGCGGCCGCGACGGGGGAGAGCGTGCCGTCGGCGGTCGTGTCGTCGTCGAAGCGCGCGCGATACCTGTGCGCGACCCGGCGGGCCCACGCGCGGTTGGGCTTCGACCCGACACGGCTGCGCAGGAAGACGATCAGTTCGGCGGTGACGATCCACGTCGCCAGTGCGGCGACCAGAGCCTCGGGCACCGGCTGCGGGCTGACGGGGCTGCGGTCCTGCTCCGGCGTCGAGAGGATCGTCAGTTGGTCGCCACCGGTCTTCTGCAGCGTGGTGAGTTGGGCGCGCAGATCGGACAGTTGGCGGTCGGAATCGGCCTTGGCGGGATCGTCGGGCGCCAGCGTCGCGTTGCGGGCCTCCTCGGCGGTGATCGTCGCCTGGACCTCGTCGGCCTGGCGGCTCACGTCCCGGGCATGGTTGGCGAACGACGCCTGGGCGACGGTGACGAGCATCGACCTGGCGATTTGCGCCGCAACCTCCGGTGAGTTGGCCGTCGCGGTGAAGATCAGCAGCTGTGGCGCCGGTCCCGCCGACAGCTGGACGTGCTGGCGCAGGGTGTTCACGTCCCAGCCGGTGTCGACTTCGGAGAGCACCTGATTGAGGACGTTGGTGTCCTGGGCGAGGCCCATGAACGGGGCGCGCATCTGTTCGACGAACGCATCACCGGGAACCAGTGTCTGCGCGGGGGTGATCTGGCCGACGACGGTGGCGCCGTATTCCTTGGGCACCAGCAGGGTCCGCACTCCGAACACCGCCCCGCCGACCACCAGGGCGACGACGAGTGCGGGCAGCAGAGCGCGACCGAGCTCGCGAAAGTGTCCGGCGAGATCGATCGAGGGAACGTCGCCGCGATGCGCCGGATCGTCGACCGTGGACAACCAGAGCTCCTTCTCGGCAGGGACCGCTGCCCGAACTGGCGGCCGGTCTCGTGAGACAGACGTGGCGAGATCCGATGATATCGGCCGCCCCGCGATGTCACGAGCTAACTGATGATATTCGCTGACGACGTGTCAGCCCGCCCCGGAGGCGAAGCTGCGCACCACCGCGTACGACGGCTTCGGGGAGAGGTCGTGGCGCAGGATTCCGAAGTTCTGCTCGGGGTCCGAGACGTCGGTTCCACTGTCGCGGAGGCTGTAGACGAAGGCGGGTCCGAGCCATGCCACGTCGCGCGCGGCGCGCAACATGATGCGGATCGAGTCGGCCTGCACGGCGTCGCTGACGGCGACCTTGGCCGTCCCCGTCGGGGCCCCGCACTCGGTGATCCAGACGCGCTTGAGGGGATCGCCGCCGTCGACCATCGTGTCGTGCATGTCCCGCAGCCGCAGTGCGGTGTTCCACGAGCTGGTCGAGAGGTCGTTGGGCAGCGCGGGATAGGTGTAGGGGTGGATGCCGAAGGCGTCGAAGTAGCGGTTGGCGCCCGCCCGGTACAGACCCTTCAGGAACGTGGTCGGCGCGATGTCGCTGCCGTTGTCCTCGGCGGGGGCCAGCCCACCGGACACCACGGTCAGATCGGGGCTGACGGCCTTGATGGCGTCGTGGGCCGCGGCCAGCAACGCGCCATAGGTCGCGGCGTCGGGCCGTGGCTTGAAGAACCTGATGGTATTGGGCTCATTCCAGATCTCCCAGACCGACACCTCGTCCCGGTACCGCGTCGCGGTCGCACGGGCAAAGGTGGCGAACGTTTCTGGTCGAGGGGCGAAGTAACTCCCCACCGGCCGTTCCGCCGGGTCCGCGGCCCACGCCGGCGCATAGGCCAGCAGGCCGTGGGCGCACATTCCGAGGGCCCGCACCGCGTGGACCACCCGGTCGACGCGTGACCAGTCCTGCCGTCCCCGTTCGGCTTCGACGTGAGACCAGTCGACGTCGACCCGTACCGCCCAGACTCCCGCGTCGTGTGCGGCGCGCAGCGTGCGCTCGAGGTCGTCGTCCGACATGTCGAGCAGGTCGGTGCCGTCGGACACCCCGACCCGGCCCTTGGCGGACGCGCCCTCGCAGAGCGGCGTGGTCGGCTCGGCGAGCACGCCCCTGGCCAACAGGGTCGCCGCGACGCCGCCGGTCGCCAGGAGGACGATCACCAGGGCGAGGAGCAACGTCGTACGCACGGTGCGAGGGAAGGTCATGAGCGGTCCCGGCCTCAGCCGAGCAGGGTCCGCAGCATCGCGGGCAGCGTCGTACGGAGGTCGTGGTGCTCGGCGACGCGTCGTCGCGCCGTGGTGCTGAGCGCGCTGCGCACGTCGTCGTCGCGCAGAACGGTGGCGATGGCGTCGGCCAGGGCGACCTCGTCACCGGGAGGGACCAGGAAACCTGCTCCGCCACTGAGGAATTCGGTCGTGCCGCCGTGATCGGTGCCGATCACGGGCAACCCGTGGGACATCGCCTCCAGGACCGAGAGCGGGCCCGCCTCCGGCGAGATGCTCGCCGACACCGCGACGTCCCACCGGCGGAGCGCCGCGCAGGCGTCGACGTGGCCCAGGAAGCGCACCCGTCCCGCCAGATCCGGTCGGGCGGCCCGAGCATGCAGTTCGGCGACGTACCCGACGTCGCCGGGGAAGCTGCCGCCTGCCAGCTCGACCTGGACGCCGGGCAGTCGCGCCACCGCGTCCAGCAGCACGCGGTGCCCCTTCCAGGGCGTGAGGAGCGCCAGCATGCCGACGACGGGCGGGTCATGCAGGTCTGCTCCCGTCAGTCGGGGCACGGGCCAACGAACGCCGTTGTGCGCGACCCGAACCGGGAACCCGAACGCGCGCAGCGGCCGTGCGGTGGCCTCCGAGACGGCGACCGCCACCCGCACCGCGGGCGCGCCGAGGCGCGTGGCGGCCCGCTGCTTGGTGCTGGTGATCGTGTCGTGCACCAGCCAGCCCGCCCCGCGTGGCGGCCGTGCCATGCGGACCGCGGGGAGCGCGAAGAGCGAGTTGACGATCGTCTCGGTGCCTGGCGTCCTCGCGAGGGGAGCCAGGATCCGGGCGGCGGCCCGCCATCTCGCGGCGAGCTGGGCCGCGCCGAGCAGCCGTGCGAACGAGCGTTCACCGCCCATGCCCAGTGCGGGGATGGGCACGTGGGTCGACGCCGCGGGCAGCGCGTCGACCAGGGGTCCCGCCGGGCAGGCCACGATCGCGGCGTATCCCTGGGCCAGCGCCTCGCCGACGAGATCCAGCAGCACCTTCTCGGCGCCGGAGAGTTGCCCCGTCTGGGCGACGAACAGCAGGGTCGAGACGTCGGTCACGGCGACACCGCGTCCGGGTGCGACGTCTCGTCCGCTCTGCCGACCATGCGGACAACGTAGACGAACGGAAGCAGCGCGAGCACCGCCACCACCGACACCACGGGCCACGACCAGGGCCACACCGCGACGACGCGCTGGCCCGCCGCGGCGATCGCCGCCGTCGTGACCACCAGCGCGGCGATCGGCGCGACGGGCAGCAGCCCCTTGACGGGCATGATCCGCTCGATGACGGCCCAGAGCAGCACGACGGTGACCACCCAGGTGACCACGGTCGAGATGGCGGCGCCGTCGTAGGAAAGCCGGGGGATCAGCACCAGGTTGAGTCCGACGTTGAGCGCCAGTCCGAGCAGCGCGATGGCGGGGTAGTAGCGCTGCTTGCCCGCCGACGTCACGAGGAAGATGCCGAGCACGATCAAGGACATCACCGCCGCGCCGACCACGAGCAGCCGCGCCGCGGGCGCCGCCACCGCGAAGCGCTCCCCGTAGAGCAGCCGGATGATCGGGTCCGCCGACGGCCAGAACGCGACGACGCAGATCGCTCCCGCGACCGCGAACGTCATTGCGGCCGAACGGGATCGCTGCCGGAAGACGTCGAGCTTGGTGGGCCATGCGGCGACCAGCAGGGTGCTCACCGGTGCCGCGGCCGCCAGGGAGAACGTATCGATGATGTCGGAGAACTTGTATCCGACCGAGTACTGCCCGACGGCGTCGAAGGTGTCCAGCAGGCTCAGCATCAGGACGTCGATCTTCATCATCGCGATCGTGAGGGCGAGACCGATCGCCAACGGGATCGCCTCCCTGAGCATCGGTCCCCACCGGCGCACGTCGAGATGGCGCGACGGTCGCAGTCCCAACGACCGGTTGCGGAGCCCAATGCCCTTGGCCGTCAACCGAAAGACCTCGTTGAGAACCGCGGGCAGCACGAAGATCAGCAGCGTGGGGGCGAAGACAGCCGCGAGGACCGTGACCGCCAATTGCACGACCTGGCCGAGACTCTCGGCCACGGCGACCAGCAGGAGCCGGTGGCGGCTCTGGTAGAGCACGGACAGGGCGTGACCCGGCGTGGCGAAGACGACCACCAGGCCGGCGAGGGCCGTGGCGGCGACGACCTGTCCCGGGTACCCGAGGACGACGACGTAGCCGACCGCCAGGGCGTAGCCCACCACACCCAGCACGGTGCGCAGGGCGATGAACGACGATGCGGTGCGGGCGATCTCGTCGGGGTCGCCGTCGATCAACCTGGCGAGCACGACCCGTCCGACACCGAGGTCGGTCACGATGGCCATCACGCCGAGCAGGGCGAAGACGAAGCTGAAGCGGCCCCACTCGTCGGCCGACAGCGACCGCGCGACGATGATGCTGCCGACCCACCCCAGTGCGGCGACGACGACCCGGCTGACGAGCACCGTCAGCGTGGCGCGCGCGGCGGCCCTCGGATCCGCGGCGACCTCGCGGTAGTCGGGGGGCGCCTCGATGCCGTCGAACGCGGGATCCTCGCTCATGGCACGACGCCCGCGTCACGGTAGGCCTGCACGGTCTGCTCCGCCGTGCGCCGCCACGTCAGGGCACCCGCGACCGCGAGTGCGTTTGTCACCAGCTCACTGCGGGCGGCCTCGTCGAAGGCGATGGTGCGCAACGCCTTCGACCAGTCCTCGGTCTCGGCGGAATCCACCAGCACGGCGCCGTTGGAGACCACCTGGGGGAGTGCGCCGACCGCGCTGGCCACGACGGCCCCGCCACACGCCATCGCCTCGACGGGCGGCAGCCCGTAACCCTCGTAGTGCGAGGCATAGGCGGTCACCGTGGCGGCCGCATACAGCGACGGTAGGTCCGCGACGTCGATGTACCCGAGGCCGATCGCGGTGCGGGGGGCGGCGGGCCCCTGCGAACCCGCGCCCGCCAGCACGCAGGGCAACCCGATCGACTCGGCGGCGTCTGCGACCAGGTGCACGTTCTTGCGGGGCTCCACGGTGCCCACCTGGATGACGAAGCGGTCGGGCAGGCCGTACTTCCTTCGGGTCCTGGCGACGTCGTCCTCGCTCGGAGGGCGCGCCCACGATGCGGGCGCCAGCTCGACGACCGTCGCCGTCCGCCCGCTGATGGCGTGGATGCGTTCGGCCGTGAACTCCGAAACGGCAAGCAGCAGATCGGCTTTGCGCAGTGTGTAGGCGACCAGTCGGCGCTCGCCGAATGCCCGGAAGCGGCTCGACGCCGACGGCATGTCGTAGACGGACACGTCGTGGACGGTGGCGACGGTGAACGCGGGCGTCGCCAGGGGCAGGTCCACGTCCAAGCCGTGGAACAGCTCGCAGGTGCGGCCCGCGAGCGCGCCGTGGAGTGCGCGGATCGCCCCGCTGGACACCGGCCGGGTCTGAGCCGCCATGCCGCGGGGAAGCTCGCCGACGGCGTCGCGCTGGACGACGGCCGACAGTTCCGCGTCCGGCAGCAGTCCGTTCAGCTCCCTGAGGAGTTCACGGATGTAGGTTTGGACGCCGCTACCGCCAGGCCGTAGGGCGAGTGCTCCAAACGTGATCCGCGTTGCGCCGCTGCGCATCCCACCACCCCCAGGAGTAACCAGAAATAGACGTCGATTGGAAAGATCTCGAAGTAGGTGGCGACCAGACTGGCCGCCATCGCCGCCACGATGGACGCGCTGACTCCCAACGCCAGTGCGCCATCTCGGCCCGGCAGCGCGCGTCCCAACCGCGTCGTCCAGACCAGAGCGACGACGAGCCACAGCAGCACCAGCCACAGCCCGACCGGCCCCAGCTCGAGAAGCATCTTGACGTAGTAGTTGTCGGGTTGATAATTCGTCGACACGCCTCCGATGTGGACGCCCTCGGCGGTCGAGATGCGGTCGGCCGCAGAGCCGCTGGTGCCCAGACCGCGACCGATCGGATGCACCAGGATGCTGCTGATGACGTCACTCCAGCCGGCGCCACGTTCTCCCAGGCTGTTCGAGGACAAGAAGACCTTGGACAGCTCGGGCACGAAGGGGAACACCGCGGCCAGGGTCACGGCACCGAGGCCGAGCGGGAGCAGGAGCGCCCGGAACCGCAGGATCGCCAGCCAGATCATGCCGATCACGAGGCCGAGGATCGCGGCGCGGACGATGGAACTCGCCATGGCCACGACCATGATTGGCGACAGACAGAGAAAGCCGAGATTGCGTCGCCGCGACGGCTCGGCGAGTGCCACCGCGCCGCCGACGAGCAGGGCGATCATCACGTACAGGCCGAACGGGAAGGGGTTGACGAAGGTGCTGAAGGTGCGGAGGAAGCCCCCGGAGGTCCGCACCTGTCGCCCGTACTCGTAACCGAGTCGGATCAAGAAGGCTGGGCCGACGATGATTTGGGCGATCCCCACGAACGAGACGAGCGCGCCCATGCCCATGAGAACGCTCACCAGGTCGTCGCGGTCGCGGTCGTCGAATGGCGCCAGCCACAGCACGGCGATGATGAGGAGGTAGAAGAACGTCACCTTGATGGCGACGAAGCCGAGGAGCCCGATCGTCGCCACGGCGGAGATGCTTCCGACCACCACCCAGAGTGCGACGGCGGGCCACCACGGCAGGTGGAGGGACGGCCTGCGCCAGTGCGGGGTGCGAGTTCGCCTGAGCCACGCGCAGATCAGCACGAACAGGAGCAGCCCCTCCTTCCACGCGGTGACGAAACCGGGCAGGGGAAGGATGGCGAGGACGCCGTGCAGCGGCACCAGCGCCGCGAGGAGGAGCAGACCACGCTGAGGCCTGCGGTAGATCGACACCATCGCCGCGACCGCGACCAGCGCGACGAACACGGCGGCGCCGACGAACAGGACGGTCATCACTCGTCCGCCCGCCATCGATCGGTCGGTGCACCGACGGGCGTCAGTCCTCGGCCCGCTTGAGGACGGCCAGCACGGTGAGGAACAGGATCTTGACGTCGAGCCACAGAGACCAATTCTCGATGTAGTAGTTGTCCCATTCCGCCCGATCGGCGATGGACGTCTGCCCCCGCAATCCGTGTACCTGAGCCCATCCCGTGAGTCCTGCCTTCACCCGGTGGCGTTCACCGTAGCGTCGGATCTGCATCTCGAACAGTTCGACGAACTCGGGCCGTTCCGGCCGCGGACCCACCAGGCTCATGTCCCCGCGCAGGACGTTGAGCAGCTGCGGCAGCTCGTCGAGTGAGGTCTGACGCATGATCTTGCCGATCCGCGTGCGCCGGTCGACGCCCTCCACACCGCCGGGGGCGGCGCCCTCGGTCAGTTCGAAGGCGGCGTCGGACTCCGACGGCGGGCGCATGGAGCGGAACTTCAAGCAGTCGAACACCACTCCGTCGCGGCCAACGCGCTTCTGGCGGAAGAAGATCGGACCCGGTGAGCTCAGACGGACGAGCAGCGCGAGACCGAGGAAGAGCGGTGAGATGAGCAGGAGGCCGAACGCGGTGATGACCCGTCCCAACGCATGCTTGACGGCGAACTGCCAGCCGCGGGGATTCACCTTGGGGAGCACCAGAAGCGGTAGTCCGCCGAGATGTTCGATGCGTGCGTGCGCACCGATCACGTCGTGAACGCGCGGCAGCACCCACACGCGCATGCCGAGGGCGTGGGCGGACCGGATGATCGTCACCAATTCGTCGTCGGACGCGTCGCACTGCGACAGGATCAGATCCTCCGCCCGGGTCGCGGCGGCGACGGCGGGGAAGTCGGACAGCGTGCCGAGGTGCGGCACGTTGGGGTGCAGCCTGGGCGGCGGGGCGTCCCCGTCGCCCGAGTCGGCCGATGCCACGATGCCGACCGGTCGAAGCCCGTACTCCGGCAACTCGATCATCCGGGTGATCAGTTGATGCGCGTAACGGTCGTCACCGACGACGAGCGTCGGCGATGCCGATCCCAGGTGGTTGCGCAGGTAGCGCTGGATCAGCACGCGAGC
This region includes:
- a CDS encoding sugar transferase; this encodes MSVGTELARLSTPGSAVATPAATRNTLADRLRRDPLHTTVTVILDLAAAIASVALAEWWGADVASQSDIGGLLWLFVPLLLLMLAAASMYRRPLRRNFLDEIGPVETAVALAALVLLSWLLLDPENVRPGAAVIRVWVLATVLVPTVRMARVLIQRYLRNHLGSASPTLVVGDDRYAHQLITRMIELPEYGLRPVGIVASADSGDGDAPPPRLHPNVPHLGTLSDFPAVAAATRAEDLILSQCDASDDELVTIIRSAHALGMRVWVLPRVHDVIGAHARIEHLGGLPLLVLPKVNPRGWQFAVKHALGRVITAFGLLLISPLFLGLALLVRLSSPGPIFFRQKRVGRDGVVFDCLKFRSMRPPSESDAAFELTEGAAPGGVEGVDRRTRIGKIMRQTSLDELPQLLNVLRGDMSLVGPRPERPEFVELFEMQIRRYGERHRVKAGLTGWAQVHGLRGQTSIADRAEWDNYYIENWSLWLDVKILFLTVLAVLKRAED